A stretch of Bifidobacterium sp. ESL0704 DNA encodes these proteins:
- a CDS encoding MFS transporter: MAGSKGIEQTPAQKLKTGSKTGGVMLIAALMTGYSVVYMDKKLISAAIIPISAQFHLDTAQTGLIMSMFFLAYSLMQIPCGWLADRFGAKRVLMGSMIVIAVFSYLFGIVSGLALFIVIRCGAGFGHGGYPPSCSKAIAENFPQEKRTFIQSLMLATSGIGGILAFTLGAQLIDYNWRIAYAVLGSFYLVAFLMIWIFVSDGKKDVEPVPADTKVQVEIDHEAEVEGTVETQVQVESQRDDRPKFSTVITNRNVIVLFIAMFLINIVVYGNMSWLPSYITKTFHLTVGQAGYILAFNSIFSTIATIFSGKLLSRFFLHRERPATIGAALIMAALIAGFVLSKILVLSIVLLILISLFGTLVFTSIFTWPHKIMDARVIGSAIGVINTGGTLGGFVAPVAIGYLVKRMGGSFVPAFFFMACMAACVAVVVLFVRVPKQKKA, from the coding sequence ATGGCAGGAAGTAAGGGAATTGAGCAGACTCCCGCTCAAAAGCTGAAAACAGGCTCAAAGACGGGCGGAGTCATGCTCATCGCGGCCTTGATGACGGGCTATTCCGTGGTCTACATGGACAAGAAACTGATTTCGGCGGCTATCATTCCAATATCGGCGCAATTCCATCTGGATACCGCGCAGACCGGCCTGATCATGTCCATGTTCTTCCTTGCCTATTCGCTCATGCAGATTCCGTGCGGCTGGCTGGCTGACAGGTTCGGTGCCAAAAGAGTGCTGATGGGCTCCATGATAGTGATTGCGGTCTTCTCCTATCTCTTCGGAATCGTCAGTGGACTTGCGCTCTTTATCGTCATCCGTTGCGGTGCCGGGTTCGGGCATGGCGGCTACCCTCCGAGCTGCTCGAAAGCGATAGCCGAGAACTTTCCGCAGGAAAAACGCACGTTCATCCAGTCCCTTATGCTTGCAACCAGCGGCATCGGCGGCATCCTCGCCTTTACGCTGGGAGCCCAGCTGATCGATTACAACTGGCGGATTGCCTATGCCGTTCTGGGAAGCTTTTATCTTGTCGCGTTTCTGATGATCTGGATTTTCGTTTCGGACGGCAAAAAAGACGTTGAGCCGGTACCGGCCGATACCAAGGTCCAGGTCGAGATTGACCATGAGGCCGAGGTTGAGGGTACGGTTGAGACTCAAGTCCAGGTAGAGTCTCAGAGGGACGATAGGCCGAAATTCAGCACGGTGATCACGAACCGGAATGTGATCGTGCTGTTCATCGCGATGTTCCTGATCAATATCGTTGTCTACGGCAACATGTCCTGGCTGCCGTCGTACATCACCAAAACCTTCCATCTGACTGTGGGGCAGGCCGGTTACATATTGGCGTTCAATTCTATATTCAGCACCATAGCCACGATTTTTTCGGGGAAGCTGCTTTCCAGGTTCTTCCTGCATCGGGAACGTCCGGCGACTATTGGAGCGGCGCTGATTATGGCCGCTTTGATCGCTGGATTTGTGCTTTCCAAAATTCTTGTGCTCTCCATTGTTTTGCTTATTCTCATCAGCCTGTTCGGTACGTTGGTATTTACCAGTATTTTCACTTGGCCACATAAGATCATGGATGCCCGTGTCATTGGATCGGCCATTGGGGTAATCAACACGGGAGGAACGCTCGGGGGATTCGTAGCTCCTGTGGCCATCGGCTATCTGGTGAAGCGGATGGGCGGTTCCTTCGTGCCTGCTTTCTTCTTCATGGCATGTATGGCGGCGTGTGTGGCGGTCGTGGTGCTTTTCGTCCGTGTGCCGAAGCAGAAGAAGGCTTGA
- a CDS encoding DUF3180 domain-containing protein — MSARRTPWWYYVIAALIGLLFGAILVKSDEMSGLSLIGAPWFVAFILVLLGAVVLLLALQVHQYAITDPAKRKSWIDPTKAVYTLVLCKALGIAGAGLAGWYLAQAMLVFGHWGIPYFQNVIIQCVVTCFICIADMVVGIVGEWLCQLPPSEGAENPKIKAAKRRERQRKLAAGGSMSKKDISQQ; from the coding sequence ATGAGTGCACGACGAACCCCCTGGTGGTATTACGTAATAGCGGCGTTGATCGGCCTGTTGTTCGGCGCGATATTGGTCAAATCCGATGAAATGAGCGGGCTTTCGCTGATTGGTGCTCCATGGTTCGTCGCTTTCATCCTGGTGCTGCTCGGTGCGGTGGTGCTGCTGTTGGCCTTGCAGGTTCACCAATACGCCATCACCGATCCCGCCAAGCGCAAAAGCTGGATCGATCCCACCAAAGCCGTCTACACGCTGGTGCTGTGCAAGGCGTTGGGCATCGCCGGTGCTGGGCTTGCCGGCTGGTATCTGGCTCAGGCGATGCTTGTCTTCGGCCATTGGGGCATCCCGTATTTCCAGAACGTGATCATCCAGTGCGTGGTGACTTGTTTCATCTGCATCGCCGATATGGTGGTGGGCATCGTCGGCGAATGGCTCTGCCAGCTGCCGCCGAGCGAAGGCGCGGAGAACCCGAAGATCAAGGCCGCCAAACGCCGCGAGCGCCAGCGCAAGCTCGCCGCCGGCGGATCCATGAGCAAAAAGGATATTTCCCAGCAATAA
- the ftsH gene encoding ATP-dependent zinc metalloprotease FtsH, with translation MSYPQNPRNPMGPMGNPNGSNNNNNNPFNPFNRGNNPDNGNKNNNRNNNKGDRNPNDKRPLWQSPVLWIVVLVLLVFAGFELFNLNGTQTIDTKDGMELIQQGSANRIQIIDNKQMVKLKLDQNFNKIDPNTRSNHDYGRDVQFYYTLAEGPEVLKAVKKADPKNGWTSNMQSDSMMAYLISTLLPFVILLLLCWWLFSRMSGGMNGMLGMGGKKDNGKLLDGKTPTTKFSDVAGEEAAVAEVEEIKDFLKDPSKYKALGARIPRGVLLYGPPGTGKTLLARAVAGEAGVPFYSMAGSDFVEMFVGLGASRVRDLFDEAKKNAPAIIFIDEIDAVGRKRGSGMSGGHDEREQTLNQLLVEMDGFDNDTNLIIIAATNRPDVLDEALLRPGRFDRQVAVEAPDLEGREEILKVHAKGKPFVPDVDLHTVAVRTPGFTGADLANVLNEAALLCARVGAQLIDNRAIDEAIDRVQSGPKRQSRGMALDEMRNTAYHEGGHALVAAALHHTDPVTKVTILPRGRALGYTAVMPTQDRYSQSRNELLDQIAYAMGGRTAEEIVFHDPTTGASNDIEKATQIARKMVIEFGLSSKLGAVKWGDADHGEDSANNFIHDYSERTQDIIDEEVHDMLETAHTEAWKIITANRDVLDELVRQLLVKETLNEKELKVIFANLKMSPERGLWLSDASRPDSDIPPVPIPESLKRSVGMKAEESE, from the coding sequence ATGAGCTATCCTCAGAATCCTCGCAACCCCATGGGGCCGATGGGCAACCCAAACGGATCGAACAACAATAACAACAATCCTTTCAACCCCTTCAACAGGGGCAACAATCCTGATAACGGCAACAAGAACAACAACCGCAACAACAATAAGGGCGATCGGAACCCCAACGACAAGCGTCCGCTCTGGCAGTCGCCGGTGCTGTGGATCGTGGTATTGGTACTTTTGGTGTTCGCCGGTTTCGAGCTGTTCAATCTCAACGGCACACAGACCATCGATACCAAGGACGGCATGGAGCTGATCCAGCAGGGAAGTGCCAATCGTATCCAGATCATCGACAACAAGCAGATGGTCAAACTCAAACTCGACCAGAACTTCAACAAGATCGACCCGAACACCAGGTCCAACCATGATTACGGACGCGACGTCCAGTTCTATTACACCTTGGCCGAAGGCCCCGAGGTGCTGAAGGCCGTCAAGAAGGCCGACCCGAAGAACGGCTGGACATCGAACATGCAGTCCGATTCGATGATGGCATACCTGATTTCGACCCTGTTGCCGTTCGTGATTCTGCTGCTGCTGTGCTGGTGGCTGTTCAGCCGTATGAGCGGCGGTATGAACGGCATGCTCGGCATGGGCGGCAAGAAGGACAACGGCAAGCTTCTGGACGGCAAGACCCCGACCACCAAGTTCTCCGACGTGGCCGGCGAGGAAGCGGCCGTGGCCGAAGTCGAAGAGATCAAGGACTTTTTGAAGGATCCTTCAAAATACAAGGCGTTGGGCGCCCGCATTCCGCGTGGCGTGCTGCTCTACGGCCCTCCCGGAACCGGCAAGACCCTGCTGGCACGAGCCGTGGCAGGCGAGGCGGGCGTGCCGTTCTATTCTATGGCGGGTTCCGACTTCGTCGAGATGTTCGTCGGCCTCGGTGCCTCGCGTGTGCGTGACCTCTTCGACGAGGCCAAGAAGAACGCGCCGGCCATCATCTTCATCGATGAGATCGACGCCGTCGGCCGCAAGCGTGGATCGGGCATGAGCGGCGGACACGACGAACGCGAACAGACGCTGAACCAGCTGCTGGTCGAGATGGACGGTTTCGACAACGACACGAACCTCATCATCATCGCCGCCACCAACCGTCCGGACGTATTGGACGAGGCGTTGCTGCGTCCCGGCCGTTTCGACCGTCAGGTGGCCGTCGAAGCCCCGGATCTGGAAGGCCGCGAGGAAATTCTCAAGGTACACGCCAAGGGCAAGCCGTTCGTCCCCGATGTCGACCTGCATACCGTGGCCGTGCGTACTCCGGGCTTCACCGGCGCCGACCTGGCCAATGTCTTGAATGAGGCGGCGTTGCTGTGCGCCCGTGTGGGAGCCCAGCTGATCGACAATCGTGCCATCGACGAGGCCATCGACCGCGTCCAATCTGGACCGAAGCGCCAATCGCGTGGCATGGCCTTGGATGAGATGCGCAACACCGCCTACCACGAAGGTGGACACGCGCTGGTCGCCGCGGCTCTTCACCATACCGACCCGGTCACGAAGGTGACGATTCTGCCGCGAGGCCGTGCTTTGGGCTATACCGCCGTCATGCCTACCCAGGATCGCTATTCGCAGTCCCGCAACGAGCTCTTGGACCAGATCGCCTACGCCATGGGCGGACGCACCGCCGAGGAGATCGTCTTCCACGACCCGACCACCGGCGCCTCCAACGACATCGAGAAGGCGACGCAGATCGCCCGCAAGATGGTCATCGAATTCGGACTGTCCTCCAAGTTGGGAGCCGTCAAATGGGGCGATGCCGACCACGGCGAGGATTCCGCCAACAACTTCATCCACGATTACTCCGAGCGTACGCAGGATATCATCGACGAAGAAGTGCACGACATGCTTGAGACCGCACACACCGAGGCATGGAAGATCATCACCGCCAACCGCGATGTGCTCGATGAGCTGGTGCGTCAGCTGCTCGTCAAGGAAACCCTGAACGAGAAGGAGCTGAAGGTCATCTTCGCCAATCTGAAGATGTCTCCGGAACGCGGGCTTTGGCTTTCCGACGCGTCGCGCCCCGATTCCGATATCCCGCCGGTGCCGATTCCCGAATCGCTTAAGCGTTCCGTGGGCATGAAGGCAGAAGAGTCTGAGTGA
- the hpt gene encoding hypoxanthine phosphoribosyltransferase: MQIADVQDEIDHELVSKAQIERKIEEVAAQVSKDYAGKDLLLVAVLKGAVNTLAAFSQALSIDAQMDFMSLSTYGEGTQSSGKITVRQDLSCDVKGRNILIVEDIIDSGFTLHWLVRELKERGAASVEVFALLEKPSRREVEVPLKYKGYEVPDEFVVGFGLDYNEHFRNLDSIAVLKPSVYQGAAA, translated from the coding sequence ATGCAAATTGCGGATGTACAGGATGAAATTGACCATGAACTCGTGTCAAAAGCACAGATCGAGCGCAAAATCGAAGAAGTGGCAGCGCAAGTGAGCAAAGACTACGCAGGCAAGGACCTCTTGCTTGTGGCCGTGCTCAAAGGTGCTGTGAACACGCTGGCCGCGTTCTCACAGGCGTTGAGCATCGACGCGCAGATGGATTTCATGAGCCTGTCCACCTACGGGGAAGGAACCCAAAGCAGCGGGAAAATCACCGTTCGCCAGGATTTGTCCTGTGACGTCAAAGGACGCAATATTCTGATCGTCGAAGACATTATCGATTCCGGTTTTACCCTTCATTGGTTGGTTCGCGAGCTCAAAGAGCGCGGAGCGGCGAGCGTCGAGGTGTTTGCGCTGCTGGAGAAACCATCCCGCCGTGAGGTCGAGGTGCCGCTGAAGTATAAGGGTTACGAAGTACCTGATGAATTCGTCGTCGGTTTCGGTCTTGACTATAACGAGCATTTCCGCAACCTTGATTCCATCGCAGTACTGAAGCCGTCTGTCTACCAAGGAGCAGCAGCATGA
- the tilS gene encoding tRNA lysidine(34) synthetase TilS has protein sequence MAYSATIKKAIGCVRNALAAAGIERQDPRFAKHGEHAALADAPTILVACSGGRDSMALAAMSHIVCGMLGIHCAAVIVDHQLQAGSGQVAHVAASRCEDLGLDPVIVRVIDVKGTENGRSVEDAARQARYEAIIEVARDVDAAAVLLAHTRDDQAETVLMDALTRSSGIDALAGMPSAFVRDGIRFLRPFLDLTRAQTTAICTELKMQWWDDPTNGDTVAAHDPLPRHYPLRSRVRHTLMPYLCQFFDGDVSAHLAQATRVASVDRDFLELETDDWCRQAVRFDVDGAAAAIRADVLLGAHSAIRRRVIARVLAQLDIPFSLHHVLSIEALVVDWHGQGDLSLPRGYSVNRQKHVIRVCKNGVYANCGCTG, from the coding sequence TTGGCATATTCGGCAACGATAAAAAAGGCTATCGGTTGCGTTCGCAACGCGCTTGCGGCAGCGGGAATCGAGCGGCAGGACCCACGCTTTGCCAAGCACGGCGAGCATGCCGCTCTTGCCGATGCCCCGACAATCCTGGTGGCATGCTCGGGCGGGCGGGACTCGATGGCGCTCGCGGCGATGAGCCACATCGTCTGTGGGATGTTGGGAATCCATTGTGCGGCCGTCATCGTCGACCACCAGCTTCAGGCCGGTTCCGGCCAAGTCGCGCACGTTGCGGCGTCGCGGTGCGAAGATCTGGGACTGGACCCCGTCATCGTGCGCGTCATCGATGTCAAAGGGACCGAAAACGGCAGAAGTGTCGAGGACGCCGCGCGACAGGCGCGCTACGAGGCCATCATCGAGGTCGCGCGCGATGTCGATGCCGCAGCGGTGCTGCTGGCTCATACTCGTGACGACCAAGCGGAAACGGTGTTGATGGATGCATTGACTCGTTCGTCCGGCATCGACGCACTGGCCGGTATGCCTTCTGCATTCGTGCGCGACGGCATCCGTTTTCTCCGGCCGTTCCTCGACCTCACACGTGCCCAGACAACCGCGATCTGCACGGAACTGAAAATGCAATGGTGGGATGACCCCACCAACGGCGACACGGTTGCGGCACACGATCCATTGCCCAGACATTATCCGTTGCGTTCACGCGTGAGACACACTCTGATGCCCTATCTGTGTCAATTCTTCGATGGTGATGTCTCGGCGCATCTGGCGCAGGCGACACGCGTCGCAAGTGTGGACAGGGATTTTCTCGAGCTTGAGACCGACGATTGGTGCCGTCAGGCCGTTCGTTTCGATGTCGACGGGGCGGCAGCCGCTATACGCGCCGATGTGCTGCTTGGAGCCCATTCGGCGATTCGTCGTCGCGTCATCGCCCGAGTGCTTGCGCAGCTCGATATACCGTTTTCCTTGCACCATGTCTTGTCCATCGAGGCGCTGGTGGTCGACTGGCACGGACAGGGCGATCTTTCACTTCCCAGAGGATATTCAGTCAATAGGCAGAAACACGTCATTCGCGTGTGTAAAAATGGTGTCTATGCAAATTGCGGATGTACAGGATGA
- a CDS encoding D-alanyl-D-alanine carboxypeptidase, whose protein sequence is MNTAGSSHARYGAHARKTVHVSRNRAWRIGVSALMTLLVAAGYFAGDVSGVLPGPLTILPAGAEAPAFSGSVLPAKSIAGSADMDKPIDKNATEAVVNAFAATPGLGADFSLAIADADGKIVDSRAPDTPREPASTMKTLTALAVSSTLDMGSTFHTNALLEPAAGATGQATLTLKSDGDMLLGAGASDPNHINGRAGLATLAENTAAQLKKRNISQVRLNYDDTLFGAVRSPAAVASNNVGNTNFTGISSLAIDGGRQWKGVEHDPDLYSAYPEMSTTPAHDAAAVFGSLLTQRGIGVDGDAAAGKAAANAKRIATVSSATLAEVMAFTLRHSDNTLIEEFGRLLALKTGEANSPVGATQAVRARLRKLGVDTPNLKMADCSGLSEGSALEVKTLVEVQSHNLKAGPGAAAAEGLSIPGLVGTAKNRLADSSAAGLMRVKTGSLDQVTSMAGNISRKNGGVLAFAVIVNQPQDYLAARKAVDAFISALAGL, encoded by the coding sequence GTGAATACAGCGGGATCATCTCATGCAAGGTACGGGGCACATGCGCGCAAGACGGTTCATGTATCCCGCAATCGTGCGTGGCGCATCGGAGTTTCCGCATTGATGACCCTGCTGGTGGCGGCTGGCTATTTCGCCGGTGACGTCTCTGGGGTTCTTCCAGGTCCCCTCACGATACTTCCTGCGGGGGCAGAGGCACCTGCCTTTTCCGGATCGGTCCTGCCTGCCAAGTCCATCGCGGGTTCGGCGGATATGGACAAGCCGATCGACAAAAACGCGACGGAGGCGGTGGTCAACGCCTTTGCCGCAACCCCCGGTCTGGGAGCTGATTTTTCGCTTGCCATTGCCGACGCCGACGGCAAAATCGTCGATTCACGCGCTCCGGACACACCCCGTGAGCCGGCTTCGACCATGAAGACCCTGACCGCCCTGGCTGTTTCTTCGACGCTTGATATGGGCTCGACTTTCCATACCAATGCCTTGCTCGAACCTGCGGCCGGCGCTACAGGGCAAGCGACGCTGACACTCAAATCGGACGGGGATATGCTGCTCGGCGCAGGGGCGAGCGATCCCAACCATATCAACGGCAGGGCCGGCCTTGCCACCCTTGCCGAGAACACCGCGGCGCAGCTGAAGAAAAGGAACATCAGCCAGGTTCGCCTCAACTACGACGACACGCTTTTCGGCGCCGTTCGTTCCCCGGCCGCCGTCGCTTCCAACAACGTCGGCAATACCAATTTCACCGGCATCTCCTCGTTGGCCATCGACGGAGGACGGCAATGGAAAGGCGTGGAACACGATCCGGATCTCTATAGCGCTTACCCGGAAATGTCCACCACGCCGGCGCATGATGCGGCGGCGGTGTTCGGCTCCCTGCTCACCCAACGAGGCATCGGCGTAGACGGCGATGCAGCCGCCGGAAAAGCCGCGGCAAACGCCAAACGTATCGCAACGGTCTCTTCGGCGACGCTGGCCGAGGTGATGGCTTTCACGCTGCGTCATTCCGACAACACTCTGATCGAAGAGTTCGGCAGGCTTCTGGCGCTCAAAACAGGCGAGGCCAACAGCCCGGTTGGTGCGACACAGGCGGTCAGGGCCAGACTGCGCAAGCTCGGCGTCGACACACCGAACCTCAAAATGGCCGATTGCTCTGGACTCTCGGAAGGCTCCGCGCTGGAGGTCAAAACTCTGGTCGAAGTGCAGAGCCACAACCTGAAAGCCGGTCCCGGAGCGGCTGCAGCCGAAGGATTGTCCATCCCCGGTTTGGTGGGCACTGCCAAGAACCGTCTTGCCGATTCGAGCGCTGCGGGGCTGATGCGTGTCAAAACCGGTTCCTTGGATCAGGTCACCTCCATGGCCGGCAATATTTCACGCAAGAACGGCGGGGTGCTCGCCTTCGCGGTCATCGTCAACCAACCGCAGGACTATCTGGCGGCCAGAAAAGCCGTGGACGCCTTCATCTCCGCGTTGGCCGGGCTGTAA
- a CDS encoding glycosyltransferase, with protein sequence MVLLNILDILMFILGAVSLGYQAICIVASLFHHRITFPEAPMDKRYAVLISARNEENVIPNLIDSIRAQTYPSRLVDIWLVADNCTDKTADVVRSMGCKVVERHDLQQVGKGYALTYLLNAMIDKGVANDYDAFFVFDADNKLDKHYLEEMNKAFQSGFKILTSYRNSTNLSDNWVSSGSALWFIRESRFLNNSRMVFGSSCHVGGTGFMFSREVMQRNNGWKFHLLTEDLEFTMDSVLHGDRIGYCGTAILYDEQPDSFMQSWRQRLRWSKGFLQVFRYYGPQLIKRAVRERDFSAVDFTMLICPFMVLSVLRVVLGLLFAAFGFVPWSSQLGSLSGWLTGAGTGLLGMMLLAALTVFAERGQIGATNKELLAYVLSFPIYMASYVPISFQAIFSKAQWKPIAHKG encoded by the coding sequence ATGGTATTGCTTAATATCCTTGATATCCTGATGTTTATTTTGGGTGCTGTGAGTCTTGGCTACCAAGCGATCTGCATTGTCGCTTCATTGTTCCATCACCGTATCACGTTTCCCGAAGCCCCGATGGACAAGCGTTATGCCGTGCTGATTTCGGCACGCAACGAGGAAAACGTCATCCCGAATCTCATCGATTCCATCAGGGCGCAGACCTACCCCTCGCGTCTTGTCGATATCTGGCTGGTCGCCGACAACTGCACCGACAAAACCGCCGATGTGGTGCGCTCGATGGGATGCAAGGTCGTCGAACGCCATGATCTGCAACAGGTCGGGAAAGGATACGCGCTGACCTACCTGCTCAATGCGATGATCGATAAGGGGGTGGCCAACGACTATGACGCTTTCTTCGTTTTCGACGCTGACAACAAGCTCGACAAGCACTATCTTGAGGAGATGAACAAGGCCTTCCAATCAGGCTTCAAGATACTGACCAGCTACCGCAACTCCACCAACCTTTCCGACAATTGGGTCTCGTCCGGTTCCGCGTTGTGGTTCATCCGTGAATCCCGGTTCCTCAACAACTCCCGTATGGTTTTCGGCTCCAGTTGCCACGTCGGCGGCACCGGATTCATGTTCTCGCGCGAGGTGATGCAGCGCAACAACGGCTGGAAGTTCCATCTGCTGACCGAAGACCTCGAATTCACGATGGATTCCGTGCTGCACGGCGACCGTATCGGCTATTGCGGCACCGCCATCCTCTACGACGAACAGCCTGATTCGTTTATGCAAAGCTGGCGGCAGCGGCTTCGTTGGAGCAAAGGCTTCCTGCAGGTGTTCCGCTATTACGGTCCTCAGCTGATCAAGCGTGCGGTGCGCGAACGCGATTTCTCAGCGGTCGATTTCACCATGCTGATCTGCCCGTTTATGGTGCTCAGCGTCCTGCGCGTGGTGCTCGGTCTGCTTTTCGCCGCATTCGGTTTCGTCCCATGGTCAAGCCAGCTCGGTTCGTTGTCCGGATGGCTGACAGGCGCAGGTACGGGCCTCTTGGGAATGATGCTTCTGGCAGCGCTCACGGTGTTTGCCGAACGCGGCCAGATCGGTGCCACCAACAAGGAGCTTTTGGCCTATGTGCTGAGCTTCCCCATCTACATGGCCAGCTACGTGCCGATTTCCTTCCAGGCCATTTTCTCGAAGGCGCAATGGAAGCCCATTGCGCACAAAGGCTAG
- a CDS encoding AI-2E family transporter translates to MKERGQKADGAESQKIDFASVFPQKGDSRRPPDWWGRALLYTAIAVFVCIFLFRSWSKVAFIVLDIVISVFVALAMEPLVVRLVRHGWKRGAAAAVCLVGLIVIVLALLGLFGNMFVVQMISMLRGIPDLYAQAQHLVAQYTDFKLPKISNLGSEIAKNVQTSWVTDFAGQALSTTMGVFSALLNVLTIVMVTYYVSAAGPKMRRSLCQWLGPVAQRRFLLAWTIVQDQISGFLFSRTILAAFNAFFTSIFLMAIKVPNWLPLALFCGIVSQFVPTIGTYIGGALPVIFAWSSRGFLYGVAVVVFIIIYQQIENLIISPKVSQRTMDLNPAIAFLSVLVLGAVFGALGAFLALPITASLQALFKVYTKRYELVESPLMSDPEPVKKSKVVAGAEAFNEHVVQPVAEHMPRAAKGSSARVPVDDSLRNLRDEVYRISAESNARSTGHDLDESETIAIPKGVLSGSGNATRKPLKGGDLDGSGDFDTQELRQEAAKDARDAKGGDPVTKGKGATPGRVVTGNMEEEKTDNPRSRWR, encoded by the coding sequence ATGAAAGAACGTGGACAAAAGGCCGACGGTGCCGAAAGCCAGAAGATAGATTTTGCGTCGGTGTTCCCGCAGAAGGGTGATTCCCGCAGGCCTCCGGATTGGTGGGGGCGTGCCCTGCTGTATACCGCGATAGCGGTGTTCGTCTGTATCTTCCTCTTCAGGTCCTGGAGCAAGGTCGCGTTCATCGTCCTCGACATCGTCATTTCGGTTTTTGTGGCGCTCGCCATGGAACCCTTGGTCGTCCGCCTCGTGCGTCACGGATGGAAACGAGGGGCCGCGGCAGCCGTATGCCTGGTGGGCCTTATCGTTATCGTGCTTGCCTTGTTGGGGCTGTTCGGCAACATGTTCGTCGTGCAGATGATCTCGATGCTCAGGGGCATTCCCGATCTCTACGCACAGGCGCAGCATCTTGTGGCCCAATATACCGATTTCAAGCTTCCCAAGATATCCAATTTGGGCAGTGAGATCGCCAAGAATGTGCAGACCTCATGGGTCACCGATTTCGCCGGGCAGGCATTGAGCACCACCATGGGTGTGTTCAGCGCACTGCTCAACGTGCTGACTATTGTGATGGTCACCTATTATGTCTCCGCCGCCGGCCCCAAGATGCGCAGGAGCCTTTGCCAGTGGCTGGGCCCTGTGGCGCAGCGTCGCTTTCTGCTGGCTTGGACCATCGTGCAGGACCAGATTTCCGGTTTCCTTTTCTCACGTACGATTCTCGCCGCGTTCAACGCCTTCTTCACTTCGATATTCCTGATGGCCATCAAGGTGCCCAACTGGCTGCCGTTGGCCCTGTTCTGCGGCATCGTCTCGCAGTTCGTGCCGACCATCGGCACCTATATCGGCGGCGCGCTGCCGGTGATCTTCGCATGGTCCTCGCGCGGCTTCCTCTACGGGGTGGCCGTGGTCGTTTTCATCATCATCTACCAGCAGATCGAGAACCTCATCATCTCTCCCAAGGTCTCGCAGCGCACGATGGACCTGAATCCGGCCATCGCCTTCTTGTCGGTATTGGTCCTGGGGGCGGTGTTCGGTGCGCTCGGCGCGTTCCTCGCCCTGCCCATCACCGCCAGCCTGCAGGCCCTGTTCAAGGTGTATACCAAGCGCTACGAGCTGGTGGAGTCCCCGCTGATGAGCGACCCGGAGCCGGTCAAGAAATCTAAGGTCGTCGCCGGGGCCGAGGCGTTCAACGAACATGTGGTTCAGCCGGTCGCCGAGCATATGCCGCGTGCCGCCAAAGGCTCGAGCGCACGTGTTCCCGTCGACGACAGCCTGCGCAACCTGCGCGACGAGGTCTATCGCATCTCGGCCGAGTCCAATGCCAGATCAACCGGCCATGACCTCGACGAGTCCGAGACCATCGCCATCCCCAAGGGGGTGCTTTCCGGCTCTGGGAACGCCACACGCAAGCCGCTCAAGGGCGGCGATTTGGACGGTTCCGGCGATTTCGACACTCAGGAGCTGCGGCAGGAGGCGGCCAAAGACGCCCGCGATGCAAAAGGCGGGGACCCTGTGACGAAAGGCAAGGGGGCTACCCCGGGTAGAGTGGTCACAGGCAACATGGAAGAAGAAAAGACGGATAACCCGAGAAGCAGGTGGCGCTGA